CCCGGTAAGTGGCTTGAGAAAGAGACACCCTTTCTGTGAGTGCTAAGCTATGCCGCTCTTCTTGAGAGGTAAAGCAGTTGTATTTCATGACCCTCAGCTGAGCAACTCGGGAGGAAAATGGGTGATTCTGGCACCAAGGGTTTTGAAAATGCAAATTCTGCTTTCCAAAATCAGAGGTTGATCGCTAGGATTTCTGTCTGGAACCCAGCTCTACTCACATGCGTGTTGTTTGGGTGTCTTTCAAGCAATAGCTGGCAGACATCTTTATAATGCTGTGCACTAATCCTTGACCcgctctctccttatatctgtggTCTTATAACATCCATGTAGTTGTCTGACAGTGTgttatgcacacaaaagcttacaacttgaataacactttgttggtcttaaaagtgccctgGACGTAAAACTTTGTTGAACTATAGTTGTGTAAGCTTGAGTACTGTGTACAAAAACATTGTTCTTAACTGTCCTGGTGGTCCAGTCTTGGGCCTTGTTGCCTCAGGTCACATGATATGACTTTCAGGCCTGCTATTGGCCCGCTTCTGATGGGCATTCTTCCACCAGATGGGCTCTCCCACTTGCCCTCGGGTTTAGAGTGGCAGGAGAACTCTGCAGGGCAGAAATGGTGTCACACGATCCATTGATGTCACATCCATGTGAAAATCGGCATGTGTGACATCTGTGTGTCAGCTGATGTTCTGTAAGCTGTAATTCCCTGCTTTCCCAGAACCGACTGATGCCACATCTATCCCaaagctcctgggggggggggggcagcggcagtCCGGCCTTCCAgtttgttttccatcttgtttgaaTGTGCATGTGAGGGTAGCTGCAACCCCTTCTGTTTTCTGAAAAtttgatttggctttctggtGTTCGTTTGGAGCAGTCTTAGAGGGGGAAATGGTTGTAATTCTTTTTGTGGTTGTTTTTACCTGTTCCATTCTTCAGCAAAGCCTTCTGGGCTGTAGCCCTGCTCTGAAGAGGAGCCATTCGGACGTGCTGGGCTGCAGCACTTTTCAGGCCTGTACTTCTGAAGAGAACAAGGAGAATGTGAGTTCAGTTTTAGGCTCCTCAAAGCAGCTGTCTGAGGGGCGGGACCATTTGGTGATGGCCTGAGGGGCGTCCTGGTTGCTGGAGAAAACTAGGAGCCCTAGAGAAGGTCAACAAGCACTATTACCTTTCAGTTTGACCCTCagacaaacattttaaacaacaaAAATGCTTGTGTGGAACCAGCATCTGTCTTAAACTTCATCTTTATGAGTAAGTTATTGTTTGCCTTAGAAAGATGGACTGAGAAACTCAGAGGTGAGCAGGGCCATAAATATTAATGGAAAGATTGCATGAAATGGGACCAGAATTCTTTGAGGGTAGGTCTCCCTTGGAATCTGGGGTGGCTTAGTTTAAAGGTGGCCATTAATTACCCTCCATTCAAACAGTTGTATTTTCCTTAAAGGAGCCCTTTGAATTCAAAAAGCCAATGCGGCCTGCTTCTCGTAGCTCTCTGCTCAACTCTCCCCTTGATGGTGAACAAGACGTTTTAGGATGCAGACAGAAATCTGCCCCAGGGTTTATGGTACGTATCTGTGGGAATAACAGGACATAAATGAGGCTTCCTCAGCATTGGGGATGAACCATCATGACCTTTAGTTTTGGCAGACTTACAGGGCAGTAGAAATCTGATAGGGGCAAGTGGGCCGGTCTGACAAGTAGAGAGGGGTTTAGTAGGAACTGTTTATGCTGCAAAGCAATCTGGTTTTTATCCAGAGAGCTCTGATTACAGGGTCCAACATTTTGGTGCTTCCCCTCAGTTTGCAAATTTCTGAGCTTCATGTTCAAGCATTTCCCTTTAGCAGAAGGGGAGTAAGACTGAAGCACACAAGGGAATTGTCTGAAAATGATGTAAGACAATGAAGCTTCATTCAGTGCACACTGCTTGTATTTTTAGGTCAGATTCCAGAACTcggaggactagaaacttgctgtTAGaaattaatgtgttttttttaatgcaattctTAATTCTGCTCGCATAAAGCTATAGAATGTCAAGACTTTTTAGTATGTAGTAGGCACGGAGAAAATTGTTCATAGACAAAATTGTTTAGTGTTAAACCAAACACTTTTGTTTAAAGTACAACTTTGGGAGGCAAGGAAGCCATTTGGGTCCTCCTTAGGGATGAGCACTTGGGCCtctggcctcctatgtgccaccttgggcttcggtgaccCCTGAGGCAGCGGAGGCGAAGCACACATCCCCAGTCCTCATTGCCCTTTGGATGCCAGCTATTAACATTTGATACCTGTAGCAGAGGCCCAAGTGGTTTAAGACCGAAGATCTCAGGTGGGGAAAGGCATCTTCGTTTTGTAAGTCGATTGGaacaaatatttttgttgttgggtTGTATGCTTTCAGCAAGAGTTTAGAATTTGTATTTGTGGGTTTACAAAGGTGAAGAGGAGAGTTACATAAGCAGCAAGAGAGTAGCGCTGTACAGAAACTACTTTTGACACTCCTTCGTTTAGATGCCAGAGGAAAGTAAAGTAGGAATGCAACCATTAAACTGTACTTGCTTTTAGTTTCCTAGCAGTCACAGTGAGAATAATCGGGGGAAGTACAGTCCCGTGTGTCTGAGGCAGCTCTCTCTGAAGGCCCAcgaaacagaagaggaagatgatGGCTTCCTAGAAATCATGGATGGCCAAGATGTCAGTGTAAGTGATGGCGACTTTGTCTCCTTCCTCATCACCTCATCCACGCAAGGCCTTTGAGCAGGGGTCGCTCTTGGGCTCGGAGGTATCTGAGCTCTCTGCAAGTGGCCAGGATAGAGTTCTCCTGGGAGAACAAGCCCTGCACAGTGTATCATGCCGGGCCACAGTCTCACTCACTCATCGTGGATTTCACAAGGTGACCTTTGTTCCCACCTGAATTAAATTGGGGGCCTGTAGTATGCCTGTCCTTGGAATGTAAGAGATGGAAGGGGTCACCTGAGggcagagaatggggggggggactgagactTCTACTGCTTGGCATTAATAGGCTGTGCTTGGTACAGAGGCTTTACCAGTGATCAGCAGCACAAAATGCTCTGGACAGTGTGGGGGGCATGTAGGATGCAGAGCCACTTGCTGGCTGAGTTCTGGAACGCTTTGCAGCTGTCCATCTAAGGACTAAGCACTAGGAATGTGGATTTCTGTGGTACCCAAGGACACTAATCAGGCAATGAAATGAAAATGGCGGGCAGTTGCAGTTCTTGCTAGAGTGGGTTGATGCAGCTGATCTCGATGACTCTTTCAGAACGATGAAGAGATGCCCTTGGGTGTGGCTAGTCTGTGGACTGCGCCTCTGGTGATGAAGACACGACAGGACGGCCAGGTAAGATTACTATTGGAGCTCCCTCGAAAGCCAGGGACTTGTGTGGTGGCGGTGAGAATGTACACTTCCAGTGCTCTTCTCCTGTTTTGTGCCCAGCGTATAGGTCGTAGAGTGATTTGCTTTTTGGAGTGGCATCTCTTAAGTACGTTTAGGTATATAAAGGAAGggtcttcttggttgtggcaccagaGGGATGGAATCCCCTACCCAAGGAGATTAATTTGTCCCCTTCCATCATTGTAAAGTCTTTTCTGTCTCATTGATACTCCTTCCTGTtcatgtgtctctgtgtgttttgCTTAAATGGTTTTAATTGTAGATATTACTTTATAATTGTGTGTATGTATTTCTAAGgttgttttaatgcttttagtTCTTCATTCCCTTGGAAAGCCTAAGTTGGATGGAAATATAagctttaattttaaatatatacgtCGAATCTGGGACTCTTAGTCATTTTAGgtcttagaacaaagtttgagttcagtgttACCTTTGAGACCAGCTGAGTTTCATTCTGGGGATACATCAGCTATctgggtatctgaagaagtgtgcatgcacatgaaagtttatcccCAGAATGAAACTGTGTTGGTGTctccagctttgttctgttgcttcaggccaacgcgGCAACTCATCTGAATCAATTATAGGTGTTAATTATCCTAGAAAAATCTGAGACTTCTTGGCTACTCTGGTTGCTCTGCTAGCTCAGTCCAACCAGCCGCTCTGAATGGACTCTCTCAGTTACATTGCATTTTACGAATTGTGTCTCCCCTGGTGCTGCCTGTGCTGCTTGGCTCTTCTTTCGTAACTTCTCTTGTAAAAGTCTGTCTGGTGAGGATCTCCTgcatgcatctgacaaagtgatCTCCAGTATATGCAATCGTATCCTTGAATCATCAGATCTCCTGCCACAAGGAGCTAATGTGGCTGCCCTTCTAAAATTcaggacatttattttatttcacttggaACCTGGTGTATGGCTGCCTAACTCtgaactgccaaagcctgtttggCTCTCTGTGTGGAACTGGGGCTCTTTGGTATGCACGGTCCTCTCataagatccaggttcaaatcctgcctaGAGCTTTGCTGAATATGTCTAGCCTTTGTCCTTTGACATCCTATCCAGAGCCTGTtcttccctggaggctggccttgTGCAGACTCCAGAGCTTTCTTGCTCCTGTCAAGGCCCAGAGGGTTGCTGGTTGAAGCCGCTGGTTGCCAGGCATCGCTAATGCCCCTTTGGCTTTTGTCCAGAACAAACGGTGCAGGCTGCTGGGGGCAGAAAGCGAGCCATACAGCATGGCCAAGGCTGCCCTGAAAAGAATGGAGAGATCTCAAGAGGAGAATTCGCCAGGGGCCGGCAAGAAGAGGAAAAGTGCTGGCGGAGCACCCTCTGAAGAGCTGACGGTTGGTAGCTGAAGATCATAGAATGGCTTCTTCTCCTGTCTGCAGAGTCCCCTTGTCTTTGCGGGCAGGTGTGCGCTACTTGCCTTGGGCAGCAGGTGCTGGGTCTGGCCATCCCAGGCCCTCTGCAGATTTTTCCCTGCTGTCTGCACACCACAGTGTGCTCCCATGCCGTCCACTGACACACTTTGCCCTCGTTCCTGGGCCAAAACAGGGATTGAGAGGCATAGGAATCTTCGCTCATGTGGCTGATGCACAGTGGGTAGGAGGGAGTGCCTGGCCTCCGCCTGCTGATTCCAGATGGGTGTAGAGAGGCTTAAGAAAAGCAGAGCAGCAGATTTCCAgctagtattatttatttagagtaTATTTTGGTGCTGTCTCTTGagagtcctgctcaaggtggctGACAGTTAGAAGCTACGGTATAAAATGAATGCTTAGGCACTTTAAAAAGGGGGGATGCCATCTAACTTGTGCTCAGACTTCTTGACATGTCTTATGTTGTCGGCCTTTGTTGAGCTGCCCTTGAAGTTAAAAATGGTTCCAAATGTCTAACATAATCTTTGCTTCCTATAGATTAAACATCTTAATAGTAGTCCTGCCCACATGTTATTTTCAGGCATCCGTTGAAATCCTCCGTGCTTTCCTCTGTgattcccccttttcctttgtGGTCCAGTGGTGTCAAAGTTCCAGGCTAAAACGTGGAGGAACAGCCCCTCCGCCACTCAGTCTTCTGCTCTTGCCTCTTGTCAAACGGGCTTAAGGCTGTGTGAGCACCCTTGGCTCCCTTGCTCTTTTGTAGGCTGTGTCTTTGTGTTCCAAATCTTTCCAGCTAGTCTGCATCTTGCTTGGAGAGGCAATGAGAACTGAAGACAGCTAGTCTCCCAATGAGCCTGCCTTGGTCTTCATGTCTCATGTCCCTTCCTGTTCCTTTCTCCAGGATCAGGCCCTTGTTGGAACACCACCCTCGACAGAGATAGAGAATATTCTGGACTGCGGCCAAAGGGACCTGATTGGGGACTTCTCAAAGGTAAAGGTGTGCCTTCTTCTTTCTTGACTCTaccccaggggtccccaacgtggtgcctgtCAACACCTTCCTGGTGCTCCtttgtgtttttagaaagtgggtgggccaggtggggcttttgcccagcagggcttctgattggccactggaaatttgattggccttgtagatttttaaaaacctgcttagtcagcagctgccaccacagcacaagtatCTTCACCGTGTAACTGAAGGTAACCTCTGGCAGCCGTTATGCGGCTGTGCCCACCCCACTGTGTCAGAATTACAGAGAGGCCTGCAGATTGGGGACCCCTCCTCTGTCACCTGTTGGCCCTTCCATTTTGACCCAGCCAGGGTCGGCATTTCCCTTGGAGAAGTGGGAGTTTGTGCGCTTGCAGGCTCCCTTGGCTTTCTTCAGTGCTGAGACTGTAGCCAACGCCCTTGTTTTAATGACCCCTTCATTTGTTTTTAGGGTTATCTTTTCCACACAGTCGATGGGAAGCATCAAGATCTGAAATACATCGACCCGGACATGGTTAGTGTTTCCCTGAATTGAGTGTAAACTTGCTTCTGTAAAAGTGCATAttttgaacatatgaagctaccAGCTTATGGCACCAAAGGCCTgtgtcagtcccagttctctcagagctttctcagccttacctccctcacaggatatctgttgtggggagaggaagggaaggcgattgcaagttgcatcaagactcctttgggtattggaAAATGGgggatataaaagccagctctgccTCTGCTGCGTGAGACCACTGAGCTGTAGCCCCTCTTCAAGAGGAAGCAGTCTTCTTCCTTTGGCCCACCTGTCATGGGGCTTGACCTCTGTGATTAACTCAGTTCTTCAGGGTCCCTGGCTTCTGTGGCAGGAGATCTTTTGGAAAATTTGACTCAACCTGATAATGTTTGTATGCAAAGTGTGTGCTCTTCTACTTCGTATCCCCTGTCAATTCACGTGGATTgcaagtttgattcccttcttTCTGAAGGCGTGCCTTTTGGTGGAGAGGAGATACTTAAGGGGGCTCTTGTCAGTAAGGAGATGTTGCGGGATTTAGATACCCTGGTTTGTTAACATAAAAATAGTGGAGCTGTGTCCTTGAGGCCTCATGCTTggctgctttccccccctttaGATTGTTGCAGTGCTGAATGGCAGCTTCACGAGGTTCCTTAAGGAGTGTGTGATAATTGACTGCAGATATCCCTATGAGTACGAAGGAGGCCATATCAAGGTATTGGGTCCTTCAGAGGCATCATCCCGGTTAATTTGGGTAGCAGTAAAAGAAGAGTGAATCCCAAAGCCGGACAGGCTGGTCTCGCTCTGGACGTTTTTCACTTGAGGTCGCCTTTTAAGACTTGTCATCGGAGGACTCCTTTCAAAGGTTGGGCGTTGGGGAGACTcatttgagaaggaaagatggccTGGACCTCCAGCGATCCAGTTCCGCTGCCTTCCCTGGGCAAGGCATTGTACCTTAGAGCATGAGGATGCTGTCCTTCAATCTGAGCATTCGCAAACACCTGAGGTGTTCTGTTTCCTTTGCTAaaggggggagtggggtggggtggggtgggttgtgtcccttggactgcaaactGAGTGCAAAGTTGTGGGGAATAGGCTGTATGTGTATTGAGTCAGCCTGGTACAGAGGTTaagatggagaaccaggtttgattccattgCCACCATGCCATAGTGTCCCCGGTCTGCCCTCCAATCAgtgtcccttccttcccagggtgCTGTAAACCTCCACATGGAAGAGGAGGTAGAAGACTTCTTGCTGAAAAAGCCCATTGTGTCCTCTGACCACAGGAGAGTGATCATTGTTTTCCACTGCGAGTTCTCTTCGGAGCGGGGCCCTCGAATGTGAGTGAGCGAATGCCCTCTGCTTCCTCCTATCCAGAGCGGCACCTTTGCTGGGTGCCCATCAGGGAAAGGCAGTGTGGTGTGAGGTGTTACCGATTGCAGGGTCGCACTTCAAGGACTGCCGGAAAGGTGGTGCATGGCAGGGAGGGTCTCACTTGGAAGAGTTGGATGGGAGCTCAGGCTGGAATGGCCCAGGAAAAGCTTTCTGAAAAGACTGTGAGTTCGAAATGATTTGTTTTGCCATATTGTGTACACTTGTGTACCCCAGATCCTCCTTAGAGTTTAAAATCTTCTGGAAATTACTGAGCCGTCAAGAAGGCCAATTGGCCTCCAGAAACTTAGCGGGATCTATTTCCGCCTTGCCCAGAACGTGggtcgtgtagccaggagatctgaggattgtctgccagccaggcaaggggcgtttggagGTGGCCTGCCATggcttgcctctgtgtcatgacccctccTAGTGTCCCTTGCAGGAACAGCCACTCCGATCCTTGGAGCTGCCCATCCAAATACTCGCtagggattgggcttgcctgggctatccaggtcagggcaaaacgTGAAGACTGGAtctggttcaaagttttggttattacctttaaagccaGCCTAAACCGTCTGGGGCCATTGTACCTGCGGGACCTTAGTCCCAGCTCTCCTTGGGGTGCCCTGAGCTCAGGCCATTTCACGCTTCCGGGGTTGACGTGCCAGGAAACCAAGCAGGCACCAGGGAAACTAGTTCTGTGTCTCGGGGAGATGCAGTGTCAGCAGCTTGGCATGACCAGCCGTCTTTTCTGGCCCAGTTAGtttccagcccatcctccaagggAGCCCCATGTCAAGCACCAACCTGCATGTAACTTGTGCCTGGATGAAGGGCTGGAAGGATGAATGCTTTccctcttgctcccccccccccctgccccaggtgCCGCTTTGTGCGGGAGAGAGACCGGCTTGCCAATGAGTACCCCATCCTGCATTACCCGGAGCTGTATGTCCTGAAAGGGGGCTACAAGGACTTCTTCTCAAGATGCAGA
This Paroedura picta isolate Pp20150507F chromosome 11, Ppicta_v3.0, whole genome shotgun sequence DNA region includes the following protein-coding sequences:
- the CDC25A gene encoding M-phase inducer phosphatase 1 isoform X2 — its product is MEASSPASPRASHRRRLLLLLAPQRLPDPRGEPDCGGQSENCMQLLEERNINLQRTTSSDSTDSGCCLDSPSFLGMKDLDDTFRLPVQRMHSIPQSLLGCSPALKRSHSDVLGCSTFQACTSEENKENEPFEFKKPMRPASRSSLLNSPLDGEQDVLGCRQKSAPGFMFPSSHSENNRGKYSPVCLRQLSLKAHETEEEDDGFLEIMDGQDVSNDEEMPLGVASLWTAPLVMKTRQDGQDQALVGTPPSTEIENILDCGQRDLIGDFSKGYLFHTVDGKHQDLKYIDPDMIVAVLNGSFTRFLKECVIIDCRYPYEYEGGHIKGAVNLHMEEEVEDFLLKKPIVSSDHRRVIIVFHCEFSSERGPRMCRFVRERDRLANEYPILHYPELYVLKGGYKDFFSRCRSYCEPQGYRPMHHEDFREDLRKFRTKSRTWAGEKSKRELYSRLKKL
- the CDC25A gene encoding M-phase inducer phosphatase 1 isoform X1 produces the protein MEASSPASPRASHRRRLLLLLAPQRLPDPRGEPDCGGQSENCMQLLEERNINLQRTTSSDSTDSGCCLDSPSFLGMKDLDDTFRLPVQRMHSIPQSLLGCSPALKRSHSDVLGCSTFQACTSEENKENEPFEFKKPMRPASRSSLLNSPLDGEQDVLGCRQKSAPGFMFPSSHSENNRGKYSPVCLRQLSLKAHETEEEDDGFLEIMDGQDVSNDEEMPLGVASLWTAPLVMKTRQDGQNKRCRLLGAESEPYSMAKAALKRMERSQEENSPGAGKKRKSAGGAPSEELTDQALVGTPPSTEIENILDCGQRDLIGDFSKGYLFHTVDGKHQDLKYIDPDMIVAVLNGSFTRFLKECVIIDCRYPYEYEGGHIKGAVNLHMEEEVEDFLLKKPIVSSDHRRVIIVFHCEFSSERGPRMCRFVRERDRLANEYPILHYPELYVLKGGYKDFFSRCRSYCEPQGYRPMHHEDFREDLRKFRTKSRTWAGEKSKRELYSRLKKL